The region AATGAATCTTCCACCTACGATCTTTTTATAATTCAGAATTGTGGCGATTTGTTTTTTGGAAAAACCTAAATGCTGCCATTGTTTTTCATCCAGAGTATTAGGATTAAAATCTGTTAAATTTAATACAGGATGAGTTTCAGAAATGAATTTAACTTCAGGGAAATTTTCATTTCCGGCTTTAGAATAATTCTGAAAGGCTACGAGAAAGAGCAGGAATATACCTAGCCCTGCAATTTTTGCATAATAATTCTTTTTCATCATAACGTAAATTTAATACTATGACATATTAAATCTAACGATGTGTGAAATAATTTGAATTTTAGTGTGAATGATTTCCGAAAATCAAACGCCTTCAGAATCTCTTTCTGCTAATGAATCTTTAAGTTTTAAAAGTTCTGCTTTTACGAATTCCAGACGGTCAATTAAAGTAACAGTTTCAGAAATTTTGCTGTTGGTTGTTAATGCAACACGGGCTCCGTCTAATGTATAGCCTTTTTCTTTCACCAAATGATAAATCATCTGTAAGTTGCTGATGTCTTCCGGAGTGAAGTATCGGTTCCCTTTTTTGTTCTTTTTAGGTTTTATAATAGGAAATTCCTGTTCCCAATATCGTATTAATGAAGTGTTTACATCAAACGCTTTTGCAACTTCTCCTATTGAATAATACAGCTTATCGGGTAAATTTATCTTCATTTTTTGAATCCTAATCTTCAAAGATAAAAATTTTTAAAAAACACTACAAATATATAGGGTATGTTTATGTTTTCCTGAAGTCATAATGTAAAAATAACACTGGATTCCCATGGAATTCCTTTTGTTTTCGTTATTTTTGATTTAAAATAAAAATTACATTTGGATTCTATTTCAGTCCTCCATATCGATCTCTTTCAATCGGGGAAAAGTGCCTCTGATTTTTATTTCAGCACATTGCAAAATCATCTCATTGTTGGGCATCGCCATCTTGAAAAAGCACACCGTCATGATTTTTATGCGACTATTTTATTTACAAAAGGAACCGGAATTCATGAGATTGATTTTCAGAGATATGAGGTTTCTGCAGGAAGCCTGTTTTTTATGTCTCCCGGACAAATCCACAGCTGGGAGCTTTCAGAAGATATTGAAGGTTATCTTTTCTTCTGTTTACAGGATTTTTATGAGATGCATTACGTAAATCAGAAACTGAGGAGTTTCCCGTTTTTCGGATCGGTTAATTTTCCCAGGAAATTACAGCTTGATGAAGCTGAACTAAAAGAAAATTTCAATTTGTTTCTAGAGTTGGAAAGAGAATATCACAGTCAGGATGCGATGAAAAACGGATACATACTGTCCCTAATGTCGCAGATTTTTATAAAATCAATAAGGCAGTTTTCCAGAGATTTTAATGATCTTTCTTCTTCGGTAAGTATTTCCTATGTTAAACATTATCAGGATTTTGAAAATTGGGTGGAGCAATATTTTACTAAAGAAAAATCGATTGCTTTTTATGCTTCATTAATGAATATTTCTTCCAAACATCTTAATCGTATTGTTCAGACGGTGGTGCAGAAAACGGCAACAGATGTAATTACCGAGAGAACAATTTTGGAAGCCAAAAGAATGCTGATGTACCTGGATGAAGGTTTGGTAGAAATTGCTTTCCGGCTAGGTTATGAAGAGTATTCCTATTTTGTGAGAGTATTCCGAAAGACCTCCGGAATGACTCCCACACAATTTATTAAAAAATACAAGGTTTAATAGTCTTGGGTTAAAGTTTTCCTGCTCTACAGTAAAAGTTTGAAAGGCCCTTCAAATATGGTGTCAAAAGAATCTACCATTTCGCCCTTTTCATCAAAAACTCCGATGGTCATATTTTGTTTTGAAAATTTGATGTCTTTTTCAGGAAAGGTGATATTGATATTTCCTTTTAAAATCTGATCTCCTTTTAAAATAATCGTACTTGAACCGAAAAAATCTATTTCTCCATTTTTAGGAGAGATTACTTTAAGAGTCAATGTCTTTTTCTCATTTGTCTTATTTAATAAAGTGTAAATAAAAGAATTGGTGATTTTTCCATTCCTGATGAAAAAGGTAGATCCTGCAGGTTTAATAAATTTTGCTTCCATTGTGCCTCTGTCGTACATTAGAAAACCTAAAAACCCAATCAGCAAGCAGAGAAATGCTGCGGTAGCTTTCATCCTGGATGTAAATCTGAATTTTTCCTGATTCTCAATTTCGGCTTCTGTGGCATAACGGATCAAACCTTTTGGAAGTCCTACCTTTTCCATAACCTCATCACAGGCATCGATACATGCGGTACAGTTTACGCATTCCAGTTGCTGTCCGTTTCTGATATCAATTCCGGTAGGACAAACCACCACACATTGGTGACAATCGATGCAGTCGCCTTTTCCTACAGCTTTTCGGTCTTCATTATTTCTCCATTTTGAACGATTTTCTCCTCTTTTAAAATCATAATAAACATTAATGGTTTGTTTATCAATTAAAACTCCCTGAAGCCTTCCATAAGGACAAACGAGTGTACATACCTGCTCACGCAGCCAGGCAAAAGTAAAATAAAAAGCTGTGGCAAAACCCATCATTCCCAAGAACTTCAAAGAATGATCTATAGGTCCCTCTGTGATTATTTTAAAAACTTCTTCATATCCTACAATGTACATAAACATGAAATTGGTGATGATGACCGATGTTAATGCAAAAACAGACCATTTTGTAATTCTTTTTCTGATTTTTTCAGCATCCCATTCTTGCCGGTCGAGTTTCATCTGTTTATTTCTGTCTCCTTCGATCCAATATTCTATTTTTCTGAAAACGCTTTCCATAAAGATGGTCTGCGGACAGAACCAACCGCAGAAAATTCTACCAAAAACGACAGTGAACAGCATCACGAAAATTACAGAAGTTACAGCGCCTAAAGCCAGAATGAAAAAATCCTGAAGATAAAAAGGCTGTCCAAAAATGAAAAACTTTCTGTCTATGACATTGAACAAGAAAAAAGGATTGTTATTGATTTTAATAAACGGCAATCCGAAAAATAGAGCGAGTAAGAGGTAACTTAAATAGTTTCTATAATTTGTATATTTTCCTTTTGGCTTTCTTGGAAAGACCCATTTTCTTTTTCCGGATTGCTCCATAGTTCCTAC is a window of Candidatus Chryseobacterium colombiense DNA encoding:
- a CDS encoding MerR family transcriptional regulator; amino-acid sequence: MKINLPDKLYYSIGEVAKAFDVNTSLIRYWEQEFPIIKPKKNKKGNRYFTPEDISNLQMIYHLVKEKGYTLDGARVALTTNSKISETVTLIDRLEFVKAELLKLKDSLAERDSEGV
- a CDS encoding helix-turn-helix transcriptional regulator, which gives rise to MDSISVLHIDLFQSGKSASDFYFSTLQNHLIVGHRHLEKAHRHDFYATILFTKGTGIHEIDFQRYEVSAGSLFFMSPGQIHSWELSEDIEGYLFFCLQDFYEMHYVNQKLRSFPFFGSVNFPRKLQLDEAELKENFNLFLELEREYHSQDAMKNGYILSLMSQIFIKSIRQFSRDFNDLSSSVSISYVKHYQDFENWVEQYFTKEKSIAFYASLMNISSKHLNRIVQTVVQKTATDVITERTILEAKRMLMYLDEGLVEIAFRLGYEEYSYFVRVFRKTSGMTPTQFIKKYKV
- the ccoG gene encoding cytochrome c oxidase accessory protein CcoG, whose product is MNIQSDNLQPTETIYEDFRNSVGTMEQSGKRKWVFPRKPKGKYTNYRNYLSYLLLALFFGLPFIKINNNPFFLFNVIDRKFFIFGQPFYLQDFFILALGAVTSVIFVMLFTVVFGRIFCGWFCPQTIFMESVFRKIEYWIEGDRNKQMKLDRQEWDAEKIRKRITKWSVFALTSVIITNFMFMYIVGYEEVFKIITEGPIDHSLKFLGMMGFATAFYFTFAWLREQVCTLVCPYGRLQGVLIDKQTINVYYDFKRGENRSKWRNNEDRKAVGKGDCIDCHQCVVVCPTGIDIRNGQQLECVNCTACIDACDEVMEKVGLPKGLIRYATEAEIENQEKFRFTSRMKATAAFLCLLIGFLGFLMYDRGTMEAKFIKPAGSTFFIRNGKITNSFIYTLLNKTNEKKTLTLKVISPKNGEIDFFGSSTIILKGDQILKGNINITFPEKDIKFSKQNMTIGVFDEKGEMVDSFDTIFEGPFKLLL